The window TCTCAACTCCTGGCCAAAGATCCAAAGGCCATGGAATCTCTTTCCGACCAAGATGGATACCGCATCAAACGTGCTTTGGAAGTTGTACTCACAGGAGTTTTGTGGTCAGATGTTTCCAAAGAAACTGTGGGAGGGTTTTGGAAAGACAATCCAGAAGTGAAAATCGTTGGTCATTGGTTGGATTGGCCCAGGGAAATTCTGTACCAACGCATCAACACTCGAGTGGAAACGATCATCAGAGGTATGTTAGAGGAAACGAAAGAAGTTTTATCCAAGTATGGTCCTGACTGTCCAGGGTTACGAACCTTAGGTTACAATTTTGCGCTTGCATTCCTAAATGGAATGATAGACAGTAATACATTCATTGAACAGCTGGCGCAAAGTCACAGAAATTATGCAAAAAGGCAAATCACTTGGTTCAAAAAAGAATCATTCCTTTCGCCCATTTCTTATGATGCCGCTGTCCAATTGTATACAAATATAGAACAAAGATAGAGAGAACACTCGGGATTTCCAATGTCGGCAAAAAATAACATCCAAGACCAACTTTTAAATACAGCAAGAAAAGAGAAAATTGATCTCACCATCTACCTGTTAAATGGAGTGCCCTTAAAAGGAAAGGTTGTCAGTTTTGACAATTTCACCATCATTTTAGAAAACGAAAACAAACAGAATTTGGTCTATAAACATGCCATTTCGACTATCATCCCAGCAAAACCAATCAAACTTCATAGCGAGGAAACTCCAAAGGAAGCGGGTGGAGTATAATTCTTTTCTAGTTTTCCTCTTTTTCCCTTTCTAAATTCTGGTTCCAAACCCTATGGCGAAATTACCAAAAGAAACCCCTGTGGTTCTGATTATGGCGGGAGGAAAGGGGGAGAGGTTCTGGCCTCGTTCCCGCACCAACTCCCCAAAACAGCTCCAAAAAGTATATTCCAACAAAACTCTCTTACGTGAGACCATTGACCGGGCCCTTACTATCACGTCACTTGATCGCATTTACATTGGGACCAATGCCACACTTAAGGCTGAGATTCTAAAAAAAGACCCTAAGTTTCCCTCGGGAAATTTTATCATCGAACCAGAAGGGAAAAACACAGCTCCCATCATTGCCCTCTCTGCTCTTTATTTCCAAAAAAAATATGGGAACCCCAATCTTATTGTCCTTTCTGCGGATGCCTTCATTGATCCCGTCAAAGAATTTACAAAAACCATCGAACAAGCATTGTATGAAACTGAAAATGGGATGGTTTTACTTGGCGTCAAACCTAACCGGCCAGAAGTAGGGTATGGTTATATCAGTACTGGCAAACCAACTGATGTTGGTTATACGGTAAAAGCATTCTTTGAAAAACCAGATTTCAAAACGGCACTCAAATACATCAAAAAAAAGAATTTTTATTGGAACCCTGGGATCTTTCTTTTCCGAACCGAAACGATTTTATCCGAACTGGAACGACATGCGCCACATATTTTGGGACCCCTCAAAAATGGATTTCCATTTAAGAGTTTTGGAGACTTGAAGTCGGCCTTCCAAATGTTACCTTCGGAAGCCATCGACACTGCCATTATGGAAAAATCGAATCGCATTCGGATGGTGGAAGCCACATTCAATTGGGATGATGTGGGATCTTGGATGTCCCTTGAACGTATTTTACCTGGTGACAAAGAAAAAAACCACCACCAAGGAAAAGAAGTTCTCTACCATAAAG of the Leptospira biflexa serovar Patoc strain 'Patoc 1 (Paris)' genome contains:
- the hfq gene encoding RNA chaperone Hfq, whose product is MSAKNNIQDQLLNTARKEKIDLTIYLLNGVPLKGKVVSFDNFTIILENENKQNLVYKHAISTIIPAKPIKLHSEETPKEAGGV
- a CDS encoding mannose-1-phosphate guanylyltransferase produces the protein MAKLPKETPVVLIMAGGKGERFWPRSRTNSPKQLQKVYSNKTLLRETIDRALTITSLDRIYIGTNATLKAEILKKDPKFPSGNFIIEPEGKNTAPIIALSALYFQKKYGNPNLIVLSADAFIDPVKEFTKTIEQALYETENGMVLLGVKPNRPEVGYGYISTGKPTDVGYTVKAFFEKPDFKTALKYIKKKNFYWNPGIFLFRTETILSELERHAPHILGPLKNGFPFKSFGDLKSAFQMLPSEAIDTAIMEKSNRIRMVEATFNWDDVGSWMSLERILPGDKEKNHHQGKEVLYHKASGNISSVQKELIAFLGVKDLIVVEEPDVLLVTSREGVSEIKAMLSNMRKNKVLQKYLD
- the miaA gene encoding tRNA (adenosine(37)-N6)-dimethylallyltransferase MiaA, encoding MILPILGGPTGSGKTSLTQVLDPKRFEIVSFDSRQVYRDLPVGTTAPTPEECSTIRHWLIGFLNANESINANQFSLLARNAIADIQSRGKIPFLLGGTGFYLRAFLLGMYPVPTVPKETKDYVFTLPLEEARSQLLAKDPKAMESLSDQDGYRIKRALEVVLTGVLWSDVSKETVGGFWKDNPEVKIVGHWLDWPREILYQRINTRVETIIRGMLEETKEVLSKYGPDCPGLRTLGYNFALAFLNGMIDSNTFIEQLAQSHRNYAKRQITWFKKESFLSPISYDAAVQLYTNIEQR